The following proteins come from a genomic window of Tepidiforma thermophila:
- the ccrA gene encoding crotonyl-CoA carboxylase/reductase, with protein sequence MTTEILKDLYEIGEMPPLGHVPKKMYAQVIRQSRFGQPTQAFQVEVIDVPEIGPDDVLVYVMAAGVNYNNVWAGLGVPVDVIAARQKEGQPWDHHIGGSDASGIIWKVGSNVTNWKVGDEVVIHCGTWDVHAPEIKAGLDPMYHPSYRIWGYETTWGSFAQFTKVQAHQCMPKAPHLTWEEAAAPTLVGATAYRMLFGWPPHTVQEGDVVLVWGGAGGLGSMAIQLAAQVGAKPIAVVSSESKYDFCKRLGAVGCINRKAFDHWGRLPDWTDNESMAKFTAGARAFGKAIWDILGERKNPRIVFEHPGQDTVPTSIFVCDTGGMVVICAGTTGYNADVDLRYLWMRQKRLQGSHFANDEQAYAFNDLVVAGKIDPCLSRVFKFEETGLCHQLMYENRHPDGNMAILVGAPREGLKTLKGS encoded by the coding sequence ATGACGACCGAAATACTCAAGGACCTCTACGAGATCGGCGAGATGCCCCCGCTCGGCCACGTGCCGAAGAAGATGTATGCCCAGGTGATTCGGCAGTCCCGTTTCGGCCAGCCGACCCAGGCGTTCCAGGTCGAGGTGATCGACGTACCCGAAATCGGGCCCGACGACGTGCTGGTGTACGTGATGGCGGCCGGTGTGAACTACAACAACGTCTGGGCCGGGCTGGGCGTGCCGGTCGATGTGATTGCGGCCCGGCAGAAGGAGGGCCAGCCGTGGGACCACCACATCGGCGGCTCGGATGCCTCCGGCATCATCTGGAAGGTCGGGTCGAACGTCACGAACTGGAAGGTTGGCGACGAGGTCGTGATCCACTGCGGCACCTGGGACGTGCACGCGCCGGAGATCAAGGCCGGGCTTGACCCGATGTACCACCCGAGCTACCGGATCTGGGGGTACGAGACGACCTGGGGTTCGTTTGCGCAGTTCACGAAGGTGCAGGCGCACCAGTGCATGCCGAAAGCGCCGCACCTCACGTGGGAAGAGGCGGCTGCCCCGACGCTGGTGGGGGCAACGGCGTACCGGATGCTCTTCGGCTGGCCGCCGCACACGGTACAGGAAGGGGATGTGGTGCTGGTGTGGGGCGGCGCCGGCGGCCTCGGTTCGATGGCGATCCAGCTGGCCGCGCAGGTCGGCGCGAAGCCGATCGCAGTGGTCTCGAGCGAGTCGAAGTACGACTTCTGCAAGCGGCTTGGGGCCGTTGGGTGCATTAACCGGAAGGCCTTCGACCACTGGGGCCGGCTGCCCGACTGGACGGACAACGAATCGATGGCGAAGTTCACGGCGGGCGCGCGGGCCTTCGGCAAGGCGATCTGGGACATCCTCGGTGAGCGGAAGAATCCGCGCATCGTCTTCGAGCACCCCGGGCAGGACACGGTTCCGACCTCCATCTTCGTGTGCGACACCGGCGGGATGGTGGTGATCTGCGCCGGTACGACCGGGTACAACGCCGACGTCGACCTGCGCTACCTGTGGATGCGGCAGAAGCGGCTCCAGGGCTCGCACTTCGCGAATGACGAGCAGGCCTACGCGTTCAACGACCTGGTGGTGGCCGGCAAGATCGACCCGTGCCTCTCACGCGTGTTCAAGTTCGAGGAGACGGGGCTCTGCCACCAGCTGATGTACGAAAACCGGCACCCGGACGGGAACATGGCGATCCTGGTCGGGGCGCCGCGCGAGGGCTTGAAGACGCTCAAGGGATCCTGA